The Carassius gibelio isolate Cgi1373 ecotype wild population from Czech Republic chromosome A19, carGib1.2-hapl.c, whole genome shotgun sequence genome segment caaaTATCTCCCTTTGCTTAAAACTTTGAacgttgtaactttgcagatgttgtttatgctcaaacaggaaAATTACACACTAGCTAAAGTTAGAAAAGTGAAATCGTGTTTTATCACCCCTTTAAAGCAAAATTCTGCTGCATTAGGCTGGCAAGctcaggtctgagaaggtccagcagctccataatgagctgtcttgggatgcgaatttttttttaatatatagccacgtcaggcaaaatgtcaaaagggattaagttttgctgaataaaaaaattgacatggactaaacggttCCGCGTCCgactccgtctttgattcaataaaaggacacgttggatcgccgccatagttggttgcttactggaaaccaccatgcttacccatttatagatcttagccatctagagccaaattgtttgccagattttaattatcaaaaaattgattgccaattcgctttaattacattaggCTTATAACCACCATAGTAGTTCTAATACCACATAAAgttaacttcataaataggcctgtatccattgcgaacataatttattatgagtcttaaaaaataacataaaatcattgttgagccacaacattgtcaacataccataatTTGAATTGTACTGCGCtgtgctgatttctaaagactgctgtacagtagagTCTTGAGCTCAAATAACGCTAAGAGAGAGCgaacgaatggtccagaccaaccttacgaaattatgacttacagaagatatacttagtgtacgaacgtgtcgggaatcgtgccataaggttaagagagaggttaaggaataggttaagaactacttagcggtAAGaatgttttggggaaccgggcccagaaTGTTATGTCAAGAGATGGAATGAAaggaaaaataatgattttccgAATTTCTCTTTCATATTGAAAACTTgaagctgtatttttaaaaactggaAATTTGCAGTCCAACAATTCAGAACAAAAAGTCTGctgtttgaaaatatatatatatatatatatatatatatatatatatatatatatatatatatatatatatatatatatattgtacattgtatataataaattgtgttaaatttcaaatgttaaatattcaagttaaaataattaaattctaaaatatgttaaatgtcacataaaattcagttttgttaaaTGACACTTCAAATTCAAATTTGTCATATTATAAGCTCCATGAAGCAAAAAGAGGAAAACACTAACACAAACTTGGAAATACATGGCTTTGTCTGCATTTctgaaaaactgcaaaaaaatgtatacatacattTCACTGCAGGTGAAATGAACACCTGCAAGCTGCAGTAAAACACTGATTATTCAATTAAAATCTACCCCTGTAATTATAATTTGTGTGAATACATTTTGTCAGTGTTCTTCTTTCAGGATAAGTGCAGTGAAATGAGtaagtaaaacaccaacaactttcGTTCACACAAATTCTGATTACAAAACTTTAACTTTTAAGCATCAGTCAATTCATTTTTGAACTGCCAtgatacgtaaaaaaaaaaaaaaaaccttataaaaCATTGTCACAGTAATGTTTAACTGTTTTGGAGAAAATTAAACACAAGCTATTTAAAGGTAGAACATGTCAAAATAGCATAtagttgtcacagtgtctgggttgtgttccctggggttccactagatgtcctcctttcccacggtgtctgtcactttattaactgtctgttcccttttggtcaccttcctccttgtttgggttaattgattattccccacctgtctccagttccctcattaccttctgtgtatttatacccggtctgtctgagtatgtgtcacggagtccttgtcttatgtgcagggccgtgcacagaccttttgaggggcatgtgctgaaactgaaaaagggcacccccccccccttttatatcaagattatttagtaagcctgcataaaaggaagaaatggtcacatcttcatgacaaattcaataacacaaaataatagtctcaaaagctttagatttattcacgattaataacaaccataataataatattagataattagataatatagataaacagggttttaagggcttctttaaatctaatacaacagcaaccttctgtgacccatgtatctggcaaaaatttcatactgtggtggaccagggatgttggtctcttaaaggtctcttattcactatactttccctaaaataagccagcaatgaaaaaataaaaacaaatagtgtgaaaagtacagttgcagtgaaaagcatttctgaaggaccacgtgacactgaagagtactgaactggagtaatgatgctgaaaattcagctttgatcacaaaaataaaatcacattttaaaatatattcaaatagaaaacagttatttaaaattgtaaaaatattacacaatattactgattttgctgtattttggatcaaataaatgaagccttggaatgaatcatgaattacattctgcatgataaaatataaagattcagtgatcttctgtaattttttttttagttactactacattactgtagtaaaaccatgttttacaacttATTATAGAGATAGTATACAGAGAGTAtatcataacatgattagcctaaatgttaataaattaagtctaTCAGCAATCatgaatcaaagaagaaatttcttagaaatatatgttaggTGAAGAGGATcgctcgtcgctttgtgtaagttccagtacgaaacagcggggggcgcacctgttatgatttcccgatggtaaaaacaaattatgttgttgtattacttatcaatatatagtttttgaccagcgaatgtgtgcaaatgtgatttttttttctgtccgtcattaaaacggcgacggtgcctgccgctgccggcatcacattacattttcatctacaggttacaaactagtttttttaggtatatagacggagcgctcggtttttcctgtggtaaaatgcatttggccaaattagcattttataaaagatgaaatgcaactgtgtgcacaggctatttaagtgttggctatgactagatggcaaatgctagccctctctctcaggcgacgtctcagtcagtgagtcagtcagacatcaaataaataaaatatgagcctttatagacagtgtttagtagtacttattcaaacaacaagatatttatttacccttcgcaaaactgttcagctcagctgttgtctactgtgcggctgctgtggaacttcagtcgattcaatgaatatagagggggcggagttatcagcttactgacagcttgaggatcgaataagatttacacaagctcgttttaagaactttaatttggtaaaacagacagacaggcgtaaagggtgaccaatagcattgattaaaaaaaaaaaaaaaaaaaacaccaccaaaaaaagggcacttcggagtgtaagggcaaaaagggcaagtgctctgcacaggttgagccctacctgtgcacgtgcctgcttaTGTGTTATGCTAATCCATAGTCTTGATCCTgccttgtgttttgtctgttcatgtttattggatattctggttttgaccctgcctggactgtttaccccttttggattaccctttaataaatgtcatacctgcaattggttctctctccgttGGTTTTCCTGTATCACCGATCGTGACACTTGTAGATGCATAGACTCCTTTCACAGACCAAAAATCTGTTCTGGATtatcagtgagtaaaactgcattGTTATGATGATTTTAAAGGGATATAGCCCCAAAAGTACTGTGATAATTTACTTAAACTTGTGCTGTTACAAAgctacatttctttctttcttctgcagaacacacacataaaatatattGTCCAGTGAAAAAACATACCAGtttttcctcaaaatatcttcttttgtgttcactaGAGGAAAAAGTCATGCAGATTTAGGATGACATtacggtgagtaaatgacaacataattttcattttcataatctCTCCAAGTATTCATAATTCAAAATCAGTTGAAAAACTTAAATcttatgtttaattaatttaaatgtattttaatcatcAATCAATAGAAGTATTTGATATTGACTTTAACAGGGCCTTGTGTGTAACATTTAGCATGTTACAATTTCCATTACAGTCTCTAGTCACtcaaattgtaatattatgcCTCTCATTTATATATTGCCATTAAATTGAATAGTGCACAGCCTTTAAACACTTTCAGAAAGTCTCTCCATAACAGGAAGCTTGTCAAGAAGAGTCTCAGAGATGAAGTTGTAAAAGGTGTGAATGCTGACACAAAACTCAGTCAGCAATCACTTTCATTTTAGTCTGCACACCTCTCGACCTTAGCACCGACAATGAGCAAGGAATGGACAGCACGCTTGAAAAATCAGCTGAAGAAGAGTCCTTTTTATTCAAATGCAATTATTGGCTTTTTAATGGTGGGACTTGAGAAGCTCGTGGAGATGGACTTTGCATGTCCTTGTAAACCTGTGATGAACCTGGTGTTTTCTATCGCGTATTTTTTAGTTCCTGCTCTGTTCTCCAGCGCACTCATGTTTTATATTCATAGCCCACAATGCAAAACACAGTGTCTGCTCTCCACTTTAACCTGCATCATTCCAGCTGGTGTTTGGGTCATGCTGCTGTTCTTTGATGGACAGTACTACGCCTGTGCCAAAACCTCCTGGGTAGGACTGACGGTTAAGACGGATATATCTGCTTCAACAACATGGTGTAAGCCTTTAAACGAATCTAACAACGTCACTGAAAAGCAAATGGAATTTTTTGGCTTTCGAAATACTTCTCAGGTGAGTGACTTAATGGGAAGTTTGATGTGGATGAAGATGAGATTCATCAAGTTAAAAGTACCAAAGATTTTGTCATATGctttaaatgatataaaacacTTTTTCGCTTCAGTTTGTGGGACTGGGCTTCCTGCTTGTGATATCTGTTATCCTATTTATAATTGGATGTAAGAGGTGTTGCCATCAAACTGCAGGAACCAAACAACCTGAAGCTGAACAAGTGGAAATGGAGGATCCTGGTCAAAGGTCTGTTCCCCCTCCTGAAGGATCTGCATTAATGGAGGAGGAACGCAGTGTGTCTTCTGCACAGCTGTAAATACAGAAGCTTTGAACAGAGGTCTCGCAAAGCATCACTTAATGTTCACAAACCTCATGTTTAACATGgtacaaaaaaagggaaaataacgTTTGTAGCACATTCTCATCCTGTTTCTCAGACATCTAGGTGTCACAGAAACCACATCCTGTAACTCAGTGCACTGTGTTAAGTAACATGCTGCCCACGTttgctgaaggttttttttttttacgcttttGGCTTGGTATATTTACTttgaagtttttaaaataaaaaatgaaaaatacacttTGTAACTGATTACTCTCATTTGTTGCTATACTTTAAGGTGTGTGAGGTTATCGGGTGAAAATGAAGCAATAAGTGTATGTTAATCTACTGATTTTATCTGCAGACAGACATAAATGTGTCCTCAACAGGCAAGTAACAGAAAAAATATGTTTCATAACCACTTCACCAGCAATGTATGATACTGACAAAACTGCATTTTCTCTTACAATATGTCTTTAGTAAATCTCCAACGAGACTCTAAAAGGACTCCTGGGGCCTAAAATGAGGGAAACTTCagggttttctgtttcagaatgggaggtttgtcaaacctgagAAAGCAGGTCAAGACCGTTCCTGAAAGAGAAGTAACTTATACTCAGAGTCAGTTACCATGGCAACTTACTCTATGAACCCAACCAGGGGCAGGGGTCTGTACCATGATGGtggctgaacaaattcagagttacaggattagttttgagttgacaaaaccaaacctctccaatctggctttgttggtaccatgatgctgttcatcaactttctttgtcaactcgggctttgatcctgagtttgtggagcgcgtgcacatgaatgtgtgacatcactggcgaacagccaatcacgagcctcgcaacacaaagcaagtttgatttacttctcgcgagagacacagcgagattcaaaactaaaggttaaaggttttgctgaAGGTTAAGAGTTTGAAGAATAAGTCAAATTTAAacgtcatatgaaaaatgaaggaggacaaataaaaaattatcttgCTCTATCACAAGTGAAATTTGTTAACagtttatatatttgaaaatatatagtgatagagactcgaacatgtaaggtcagagttcttatttttttaaatagtgcaatctttgatactacagcttatttatattacatgtgtatatctgtatacatttatatttatttaaaataaatgatttataataactgttaaacaaaaatgtattgagtgtaaaagataaataataataatgttaatcacaataattatttaaatcataaaatcactcagtaattatcattaaagccagact includes the following:
- the LOC127935599 gene encoding calcium homeostasis modulator protein 6, whose amino-acid sequence is MSKEWTARLKNQLKKSPFYSNAIIGFLMVGLEKLVEMDFACPCKPVMNLVFSIAYFLVPALFSSALMFYIHSPQCKTQCLLSTLTCIIPAGVWVMLLFFDGQYYACAKTSWVGLTVKTDISASTTWCKPLNESNNVTEKQMEFFGFRNTSQFVGLGFLLVISVILFIIGCKRCCHQTAGTKQPEAEQVEMEDPGQRSVPPPEGSALMEEERSVSSAQL